Proteins found in one Larimichthys crocea isolate SSNF chromosome I, L_crocea_2.0, whole genome shotgun sequence genomic segment:
- the shtn2 gene encoding shootin-1: protein MWVQDEDSTAAGSDGESGLSSEDEGDIQCEILEMQRDEANQRLTELEEASNHLLKEMNLLEIQFQIERSCRESAEALAVQVTKENKVLKRKSQMLMPLIPELPENFPAVTFDPEADLTVNCDGDGDEDTLLLLESQAKIAELQTSVDGLLAEKLQLEQQVEDLTKEQAQLREQLVLEVEEKEVILRKLSKQNKTMNKIKRVSQLVTDEFTEMSQKLELEQGLRQHAEVFAHQMMVQQKAACRRSAEMQSSEMAAQLQQAMEQISTLTAALCDIQRYYQEQVKQSQDHSGDLSELQNLKEQLEKSEEERKALESQLSQTNATVTQFQEKVRQLEDSVNKKDEKDEPAEQKSTPPPPPPPSPPPPPPPPPPPPPPPPSTATVTHPLDFLRSKKKGRAAEDNATQSAPLSNMKTTAVDEMIERIKKGIVLRPITRIMQDDDSSWKDQRSENRKSAILELKGMLDNIKRQPHRRVPSRRGIGRNVGEAELLQVLQRRRRAMGENREQTQDPHQGAECVPAAGDAPWASESGSAPVLRRLRQNREKRDSRIRASALIFSQNN, encoded by the exons ATGTGGGTACAAGACGAGGACAGTACAGCAGCAG GGTCTGACGGAGAGAGTGGTTTATCTTCCGAAGATGAGGGAGACATTCAG TGTGAAATCCTGGAGATGCAGAGAGACgaagccaatcagaggctgaCTGAGCTGGAGGAAG CGTCCAATCACCTCCTGAAGGAGATGAATTTACTGGAGATCCAGTTCCAGATTGAACGCTCCTGTAGGGAGAGCGCTGAAGCGCTGGCTGTCCAA GTGACCAAAGAGAACAAAGTCCTGAAGAGGAAGAGCCAGATGCTGATGCCGCTCATCCCCGAGCTGCCTGAAAACTTTCCCGcggtgacctttgacccggaGGCGGACCTCACCGTTAACTGCGACGGGGACGGCGATGAGgacacgctgctgctgctggagagtcAAGCTAAGATCGCAG agctgcagaCGTCAGTGGACGGTCTGCTGGCTGAGAAGCTGCAGCTGGAGCAACAGGTGGAAGATCTGACCAAAGAGCAGGCCCAGCTCAGAGAGCAG ctggTTCTGGAGGTCGAGGAGAAAGAGGTCATACTGAGGAAACTGAGCAAACAGAACAAGACCATGAATAAAATCAAACGAG tctCCCAGCTTGTCACAGACGAGTTCACGGAGATGTCTCAGAAGCTGGAGCTGGAACAAGGCCTCCGGCAGCACGCTGAAGTCTTTGCCCACCAG ATGATGGTGCAGCAGAAGGCGGCGTGCAGACGGAGCGCAGAGATGCAGAGCTCGGAGATGGCCGCGCAGCTGCAGCAGGCGATGGAGCAGATCTCCACCCTCACCGCGGCCTTGTGTGATATACAACGCTATTATCAGGAGCAG GTAAAACAGAGTCAGGACCATAGCGGCGACCTCTCCGAGCTGCAGAACCTGAAAGAACAGCTGGAGaagagcgaggaggagaggaaggccTTAGAAAGTCAGCTGTCTCAGACTAACGCTACGGTCACGCAGTTCCAGGAGAAAG TCAGACAGTTAGAAGACTCAGTGAACAAGAAGGATGAAAAAGATGAACCAGCAGAGCAGAAATCtactccacctccacctccacctccatcacctcctccaccacctccacctcctcctcctccacctcctcctcctccatctacTGCTACTGTCACACA tCCACTTGATTTCCTAAGAAGCAAGAAGAAAGGCCGAGCCGCTGAAGACAACGCCACTCAAAGCG CGCCGCTGTCGAACATGAAGACGACGGCGGTGGACGAAATGATAGAGAGGATAAAGAAAGGCATCGTCCTGAGGCCCATCACGAGAATCATGCAG GACGACGACAGCTCGTGGAAG GACCAGAggagtgaaaacagaaagtcaGCCATCCTGGAGTTGAAAGGAATGCTG GACAACATCAAACGCCAGCCCCACCGCAGAGTCCCGTCCAGGAGGGGAATTGGCCGAAATGTCGGGGAAGCAGAGCTCCTGCAGGTtctccagaggaggaggagggcgatgGGAGAGAACCGAGAGCAAACGCAGG ACCCCCACCAAGGTGCGGAGTGTGTCCCAGCAGCAGGTGATGCTCCCTGGGCAAGCGAGAGCGGCAGCGCCCCTGTGCTCCGGAGGCTGAGGCAGAACAGGGAGAAGAGAGACTCTCGCATCAGAGCGTCGGCACTGATCTTCAGCCAGAACAACTAA
- the tex261 gene encoding protein TEX261, producing the protein MWFIYLLSWLSLVVQISFVTLAIAAGLYYLAELIEEYTVATSRIIKYMIMFSTGVLAGLYIFEGFPVFMVGIGLFTNLVYFGLLQTFPYILLSSPNFILSCVLVVVNHYMAFQYFAQEYYPFSEVLAYFTICLWVIPFAFFVSLSAGENVLPSTMQQGDDVVSNYFTKGKRGKRSGILLVFSFLKEAVLPSRQKMY; encoded by the exons ATGTGGTTTATTTACCTGCTGAGCTGGCTGTCGCTGGTGGTCCAGATCTCCTTCGTGACTCTCGCTATAG CTGCTGGCCTCTACTACTTGGCAGAACTAATAGAAGAATACACAGTAGCCACCAGTCGAATAATAAAGTACATGATAATG TTCTCGACAGGTGTGCTGGCAGGTCTCTACATTTTTGAAGGCTTCCCAGTGTTTATGGTGGGAATTGGCCTCTTCACCAACCTGGTGTACTTCGGCCTCCTGCAGACGTTCCCCTACATACTGCTGAGCTCTCCAAACTTCATCCTCTCCTGTG tgttggtggtggtgaacCATTATATGGCCTTCCAGTACTTTGCACAAGAGTATTATCCATTCTCAGAG GTGCTGGCATACTTCACCATCTGCCTGTGGGTGATCCCCTTCGCCTTTTTTGTGTCACTGTCAGCGGGAGAAAACGTTCTTCCGTCCACCATGCAGCAAGGag ATGACGTGGTGTCTAATTACTTCACCAAGGGCAAGCGGGGGAAGAGGTCTGGGATCCTCCTCGTGTTCTCTTTCCTCAAGGAGGCAGTGCTGCCCAGCCGACAGAAAATGTACTGA